Proteins encoded in a region of the Pseudomonas syringae KCTC 12500 genome:
- a CDS encoding MFS transporter — translation MTAIVQSTPQPFTKGDYKTLSLAALGGALEIYDFIIFVFFALTLSQLFFPPDMPEWLRLLQSFGIFVTGYLARPLGGILMAHFADRLGRKRVFSLSILMMALPCLLIGVMPTYAQIGYWAPLVLLALRILQGAAVGGEVPSAWVFVAEHAPKGHRGYALGVLQAGLTFGYLLGALTATWLARVFSPGEILDWAWRIPFLLGGIFGVVGVWLRRWLNETPVFIALHAQREHLPALPLGQVLRDHRQSLLPAALLTFVLTSAVVVLVVVTPTVMQQRFGISASDTFALSAVGIVFLNIGCVLAGMLVDRIGAWRGILFYSLLMPMGIGVLYTSLIEQWMPLGIAYAIAGLACGIVGVVPSVMIGLFPANIRVSGISFTYNIAYAFWASTTPLLLIALVPWNIWVCVLYSLIMGATGLMTAAVFGLRRGMVVDDLASGKAG, via the coding sequence ATGACGGCCATCGTTCAATCCACTCCGCAACCTTTCACCAAAGGCGACTACAAGACACTGAGTCTTGCCGCGCTGGGTGGGGCGCTGGAAATCTACGACTTCATCATTTTTGTGTTCTTTGCGCTGACCCTCAGCCAGCTGTTCTTTCCCCCTGACATGCCAGAGTGGCTGCGTCTGCTGCAAAGCTTCGGGATCTTCGTGACCGGCTATCTGGCGCGCCCGCTGGGCGGGATTCTCATGGCGCACTTCGCCGACCGGCTGGGGCGCAAGCGCGTGTTCAGCCTGAGCATTCTGATGATGGCCCTGCCTTGTCTGCTGATCGGCGTCATGCCCACTTACGCACAGATCGGTTACTGGGCGCCGCTGGTCCTGCTGGCGCTGCGCATCCTGCAAGGAGCCGCTGTGGGCGGCGAAGTGCCAAGCGCCTGGGTATTCGTGGCAGAACACGCGCCCAAGGGGCACCGCGGCTATGCACTGGGCGTACTGCAAGCCGGCCTGACATTCGGATACCTGCTGGGTGCACTGACCGCAACATGGCTGGCGCGGGTCTTCAGCCCCGGCGAAATTCTTGACTGGGCATGGCGTATTCCGTTCCTGCTCGGTGGCATATTCGGTGTGGTTGGGGTCTGGTTGCGCCGCTGGCTAAACGAAACCCCGGTGTTCATTGCCCTGCATGCCCAGCGTGAACACCTGCCGGCGCTGCCGCTTGGCCAGGTGCTGCGCGATCATCGCCAATCCTTGCTGCCTGCTGCGCTGCTGACCTTTGTGCTGACCTCAGCAGTGGTGGTCCTGGTGGTGGTTACTCCGACTGTCATGCAGCAGCGCTTTGGTATCAGTGCCAGCGACACCTTTGCCCTGAGTGCCGTCGGTATCGTGTTTCTCAATATAGGCTGCGTGCTGGCAGGCATGCTGGTCGACCGTATCGGCGCCTGGCGCGGCATCCTGTTCTACAGCCTGCTGATGCCGATGGGCATCGGCGTGCTTTACACCAGCCTCATCGAGCAATGGATGCCACTGGGCATCGCCTACGCGATTGCCGGACTGGCGTGCGGGATTGTCGGTGTGGTGCCGTCGGTGATGATCGGACTGTTCCCGGCGAACATCCGTGTGTCAGGGATCTCGTTCACTTACAACATCGCCTACGCCTTCTGGGCCAGCACCACGCCATTGCTGCTGATTGCCCTGGTGCCCTGGAATATCTGGGTGTGCGTGCTGTATAGCCTGATCATGGGCGCCACGGGCCTGATGACCGCTGCAGTATTCGGCCTGCGCCGGGGCATGGTGGTGGATGACCTGGCAAGCGGTAAAGCCGGATAA
- a CDS encoding TonB-dependent siderophore receptor: MRTPYRPAMRHAWRLLPLGMAVASPLLAAEVLSLDAVNVTGFSEPESTGDYKAERASIFGFDQASLLDTPASVSVFSAALIKDRQAKLLSEVLRNDASVGDGYAPVGYYENFVVRGFSLNAANSYRINGRSIAGEQNVALENKQQVELLKGLSGLQSGVAEPSGVINYQTKRAQDVRSVTVSTNEHGERYIATDVGGWFGSEQQFGLRANLAHEDIRSYVEHADGQRDFASLAFDWNISERALLQLDVEYQTKEQRSVPGYQLLGGTALPHDASPRKLLGYQNWSNPVGIDSLNMNGRFEYRFNDSWKGSLSASRSRVVIDDYSAFAWGCYGSASCAGQAVPNHFSAEGGYDIYDFRSPDDTRRNDEVEAAMSGTFATGSLGHELTFGSSAYRRTVDTRGTFNEFVGSGNINEAPEQVAPSTLGLPHTERRLDSRQYALFATDRISFNEHWQTVLGGRGVRLDEQAFNEDGSDARHTERYVFLPQAALIYKSVDNVSLYTSYSKGLSLGGTAAWFTTNASEILAPTVSRQLEAGVKYDWQRMSLTAAVFQARQAYQYSRPNDDGTFTYVQQGEQKNTGLELGASGWVTDRLQISASAAAIRARVEDSGTEAYDDHQALNVPRYRGTLQADYSLPVPGLALLGGVQYSASKYADREGTVQVNDYALFNIGSRYSTRISGYDTVLRLTVDNLFDKRYWRDAGEYLGDDYLFMGAPRTARLSASVNF, encoded by the coding sequence ATGAGAACGCCTTACCGACCTGCCATGCGCCACGCCTGGCGATTGTTACCGTTGGGTATGGCGGTTGCCTCGCCGTTGCTGGCCGCAGAGGTGCTCAGCCTGGATGCGGTCAACGTCACTGGGTTCAGCGAGCCGGAAAGCACCGGCGACTATAAAGCCGAGCGGGCATCGATCTTCGGTTTCGATCAGGCTTCTCTGCTGGACACGCCCGCCTCGGTGTCGGTGTTCAGCGCCGCGTTGATCAAGGACCGTCAGGCAAAGCTGCTGAGTGAAGTGCTGCGCAACGACGCGTCGGTCGGCGACGGCTATGCCCCGGTGGGCTATTACGAAAACTTTGTGGTGCGCGGGTTTTCGTTGAACGCCGCCAACAGTTATCGCATCAATGGCCGCAGCATTGCCGGTGAGCAGAACGTAGCGCTGGAGAACAAGCAGCAGGTCGAGTTGCTCAAGGGGCTTTCCGGCCTGCAGAGCGGCGTGGCCGAGCCCAGTGGGGTCATCAATTATCAGACCAAACGGGCGCAGGACGTTCGCTCGGTCACGGTCTCGACCAACGAACACGGCGAACGCTACATCGCGACCGACGTCGGGGGCTGGTTCGGCAGCGAACAGCAATTCGGCCTGCGCGCCAACCTTGCCCACGAAGACATTCGTTCGTATGTCGAACACGCCGATGGCCAGCGCGATTTTGCCTCCCTGGCGTTCGACTGGAACATCAGCGAGCGCGCCCTGCTGCAACTCGATGTCGAGTACCAGACCAAAGAACAGCGTTCGGTGCCCGGTTATCAGCTTCTGGGCGGCACTGCGCTGCCTCACGACGCCTCGCCACGTAAATTGCTGGGCTACCAGAATTGGTCCAATCCGGTCGGTATCGACTCGCTGAACATGAACGGACGTTTCGAATATCGCTTCAATGACAGCTGGAAGGGCAGTCTCAGTGCTTCGCGCAGTCGCGTGGTCATCGATGACTACAGTGCCTTTGCGTGGGGGTGTTACGGCTCGGCCAGTTGCGCCGGGCAAGCGGTGCCTAACCATTTCAGTGCCGAGGGCGGTTATGACATCTATGATTTCCGCAGCCCGGACGATACGCGTCGCAACGATGAAGTCGAAGCAGCCATGTCCGGTACATTCGCTACCGGATCGCTGGGGCACGAACTGACCTTCGGCAGCAGTGCCTACCGCCGCACGGTCGACACGCGCGGGACCTTCAACGAATTCGTCGGCTCGGGCAATATCAATGAGGCACCTGAGCAGGTGGCACCCTCCACCCTGGGGCTTCCGCATACCGAGCGCCGCCTGGACAGCCGCCAGTATGCGCTGTTTGCCACCGACCGGATCAGCTTCAACGAGCACTGGCAAACCGTGCTGGGCGGACGCGGGGTGCGGCTCGACGAGCAGGCATTCAACGAGGACGGCAGTGATGCGCGACACACCGAGCGCTATGTGTTTCTGCCGCAGGCGGCGCTGATCTACAAGTCGGTGGACAATGTTTCGCTCTACACCAGCTACAGCAAGGGCCTGTCGCTGGGCGGGACGGCGGCGTGGTTCACCACCAATGCCAGTGAAATTCTTGCGCCGACCGTATCCCGACAGCTGGAAGCAGGCGTCAAGTATGACTGGCAGCGCATGAGCCTGACCGCCGCAGTGTTTCAGGCTCGTCAGGCCTACCAGTATTCCAGACCCAACGATGACGGTACGTTCACTTACGTACAGCAAGGCGAGCAGAAAAACACCGGCCTTGAACTGGGGGCAAGTGGCTGGGTGACTGACCGCCTGCAGATATCCGCCAGTGCGGCGGCCATCCGGGCGCGCGTTGAAGACAGCGGCACCGAGGCCTATGACGATCACCAGGCCCTCAATGTGCCCAGATACCGTGGCACCCTGCAAGCCGACTACAGCCTGCCGGTGCCCGGGCTCGCATTGCTCGGCGGAGTGCAGTACAGCGCCAGCAAGTACGCTGACCGTGAAGGTACCGTGCAGGTCAATGACTACGCACTGTTCAATATCGGCAGCCGTTACAGCACCCGAATCAGCGGTTACGACACGGTCCTGCGCCTGACGGTAGACAATCTGTTCGACAAACGCTATTGGCGTGATGCCGGAGAGTATCTGGGTGACGACTACCTGTTCATGGGCGCGCCCAGAACGGCGAGACTGTCAGCCTCCGTCAACTTTTAG
- a CDS encoding PepSY domain-containing protein, which produces MKLMPAVFAAVALTAVAGAAQADVGPDEVIRLYKSQALGDFEQFNNNAVAKHQGFTVRDTELEKDGTGRLIYQIELKDAKGVEWNYDVDAKTGEVVSDKKDT; this is translated from the coding sequence ATGAAACTTATGCCTGCCGTTTTCGCCGCTGTTGCCCTCACTGCTGTTGCAGGTGCCGCTCAGGCTGACGTTGGTCCCGATGAAGTGATCCGCCTGTACAAGTCTCAGGCGTTGGGTGACTTCGAACAGTTCAACAACAATGCCGTTGCCAAGCACCAGGGCTTCACGGTCCGCGATACCGAGCTGGAAAAAGACGGCACTGGCCGCCTGATCTATCAGATCGAACTGAAAGACGCCAAGGGTGTGGAGTGGAACTACGACGTTGATGCCAAGACAGGCGAAGTGGTAAGTGACAAAAAGGATACTTGA
- a CDS encoding PQQ-dependent sugar dehydrogenase, with the protein MLRKTLIATLCTAAILSLPLTASAATESYKSELGTVTVTPVVEGLDHPWGLAFLPDKQGMLVTERSGNLRVVSADGKLSAPLSGVPQVWAQKQGGLLDVVLSPDFAKDRMVYLTYSEGSGKTAADGDTAGTAAGRGRLSKDMTRLEDFEVIFRQEPKLSVGNHFGARMVFDRDGYLFIALGENNQRPTAQDLDKLQGKIVRIYPDGSVPKDNPFVGQKGVRPEIWSYGHRNQQGAALDPWTGTLWTNEHGPKGGDELNIIERGANYGWPIATHGIDYSGQPIPESKGKVVEGTKIPFQVWEVSPGLSGMAFYDHSLFKAWDHSVFIGALATEELIRLQFENDKIVHEERLLKDMKQRIRDVRQGPDGYLYLLTDDDKGSLLKVGLAQ; encoded by the coding sequence ATGCTTAGAAAAACCCTGATCGCGACATTGTGTACTGCAGCCATTCTGAGCCTGCCACTGACGGCCAGCGCCGCTACGGAGTCCTACAAAAGCGAACTGGGCACCGTCACGGTGACGCCCGTTGTCGAAGGTCTGGACCATCCGTGGGGGCTGGCCTTTCTGCCTGACAAGCAAGGCATGCTGGTGACAGAGCGTTCCGGCAACCTGCGCGTGGTGTCGGCGGATGGCAAATTATCTGCACCGCTTTCCGGGGTGCCCCAAGTCTGGGCGCAGAAGCAGGGCGGTCTGCTCGATGTCGTGCTGTCTCCGGACTTCGCCAAGGACCGCATGGTCTATCTGACCTACTCCGAGGGCAGCGGCAAGACTGCCGCCGACGGTGATACCGCCGGCACTGCCGCTGGGCGTGGTCGCCTGTCCAAAGACATGACCCGTCTGGAAGACTTCGAAGTTATCTTCCGCCAGGAACCGAAACTGTCGGTGGGCAACCACTTCGGCGCGCGGATGGTCTTCGATCGCGACGGTTACCTGTTCATCGCGCTGGGCGAAAACAACCAGCGCCCCACTGCGCAGGATCTGGACAAGTTGCAGGGCAAGATCGTGCGCATCTACCCGGACGGCAGCGTACCGAAAGACAATCCGTTCGTGGGCCAGAAGGGCGTACGCCCCGAGATATGGTCCTATGGCCATCGCAATCAGCAGGGCGCCGCGCTGGATCCCTGGACCGGGACGTTGTGGACCAACGAGCATGGTCCCAAGGGCGGTGATGAGCTGAATATCATCGAGCGTGGCGCGAATTATGGCTGGCCGATCGCGACCCACGGTATCGACTACTCGGGTCAGCCGATTCCGGAGTCCAAGGGCAAGGTTGTCGAAGGAACCAAAATTCCGTTCCAGGTCTGGGAAGTGTCGCCGGGCCTCAGTGGCATGGCGTTCTATGACCACAGCCTTTTCAAGGCATGGGATCACAGTGTATTCATCGGTGCGCTGGCCACTGAAGAGTTGATCAGGCTGCAGTTCGAGAATGACAAAATCGTTCATGAAGAGCGTCTGTTGAAAGACATGAAACAGCGCATACGGGATGTTCGTCAGGGACCGGATGGTTACTTGTATCTGTTGACCGACGACGATAAGGGCAGTCTGCTGAAAGTGGGCTTGGCTCAGTAA
- a CDS encoding GAF domain-containing sensor histidine kinase: protein MRRSLSNDVATISRISAVPAILQVIAESTGLGFAAVARVTETTWTACAVLDKLDFGLKPGGELELSSTICHEIRSSHKAVVIDHVAEDPLFCAHDTPRLYSFQSYISVPIFLSDGSFFGTICALDPKPAKLIGTPIEAMMVSFARLLALQIEAEENLQQAREDLLAEREVAELREQFIAVLGHDLRNPLFAINASAELLLRRPLDEKAEQIVYHILTSGQRASQLVDDVLDFARGRMGHGIPLSIHEAPGLDKTLEHVISEVQRVHPSRPIHSNIGALERIRCDHERIAQLLSNLVSNAISHGDAESPVEVTAGVHGEVFVLSVTNQGEPIPESVRAQLFLPYSRPITDEPQAGLGLGLYIASEIAIAHGGTLEVCSTREQGTVFTFSMPLKSA, encoded by the coding sequence ATGCGGCGATCCCTTTCAAATGATGTGGCCACGATCAGTCGGATCAGTGCGGTGCCGGCCATCCTGCAAGTTATTGCCGAATCCACCGGGTTGGGTTTCGCCGCCGTGGCGCGTGTAACCGAAACCACCTGGACGGCCTGTGCGGTCCTGGACAAGCTCGATTTCGGTTTGAAACCCGGCGGCGAGCTGGAGCTGAGCAGCACCATCTGCCACGAGATTCGCAGCTCCCACAAGGCTGTGGTGATTGATCATGTTGCTGAAGATCCGTTGTTCTGTGCGCATGACACACCACGTCTGTACAGCTTCCAGAGCTATATCTCGGTGCCGATCTTTCTTTCCGATGGCTCCTTTTTCGGCACCATCTGTGCGCTGGATCCCAAGCCGGCGAAGCTGATCGGTACGCCCATCGAGGCCATGATGGTGTCGTTCGCACGTCTTCTGGCGCTGCAGATCGAGGCCGAGGAAAACCTGCAACAGGCGCGTGAAGACCTGCTCGCCGAACGTGAGGTGGCTGAGCTGCGCGAGCAGTTTATCGCCGTCCTGGGGCACGACCTGCGCAACCCGCTGTTTGCCATCAATGCCAGCGCCGAATTGCTGCTGCGCCGTCCGCTGGATGAAAAGGCCGAGCAGATCGTGTACCACATCCTGACCTCTGGCCAGCGCGCCTCGCAGCTGGTCGATGACGTGCTCGATTTTGCCCGTGGCCGCATGGGTCATGGCATTCCTCTCAGTATCCATGAGGCGCCCGGCCTGGATAAAACCCTGGAACATGTGATTTCAGAGGTGCAGCGTGTTCACCCGTCGCGGCCGATTCACTCGAACATAGGCGCGCTGGAGCGTATCCGCTGCGATCACGAGCGAATCGCGCAATTGCTTTCCAACCTGGTGTCCAACGCGATCAGCCATGGTGATGCCGAGAGCCCGGTCGAAGTGACGGCAGGCGTGCATGGCGAGGTATTTGTGCTCAGCGTTACCAATCAGGGAGAGCCGATACCTGAATCGGTTCGTGCGCAACTGTTCCTGCCGTACTCGAGACCCATCACCGACGAGCCGCAAGCCGGGCTCGGACTGGGGTTGTACATCGCCAGCGAGATAGCCATCGCTCATGGGGGTACGCTCGAGGTGTGCTCGACGCGAGAGCAGGGCACGGTCTTTACCTTCAGCATGCCGTTGAAGTCTGCGTAG
- a CDS encoding PAS domain-containing sensor histidine kinase yields the protein MTVEQVSLPVTEDLYEHAPCGLLITLPNGTIERANLTFCRWLGLERDAVVGRRFQELLSLAGKAFLQTHWAPTLLAQGSIAEVKVELIHADGRPIPMMLNAVRREYPSGYLHEVAVFLAEERNKYERELLAARKIAEELLQQQMTVQSELTSARNRLRLAHAEAEIRAIFAEQMIGIVSHDLRNPLAAIKMAAGLLERTPLESRQERILGHINHSTDRADRMIVDLLDFTHARVGSGITVVPQPIDFHAVVARGVEELRQVFPDRVLTHRSEGQGACSADPDRLLQMLGNLVSNAINYGTDDGEVLITSSFDTWMIKLSVHNVGEPIPMEKVDDLYEPVVRVVSDSDETRTVGLGLFIVREIVRAHLGDVTVRSSAEEGTTFTVAFPRPPAKTEV from the coding sequence ATGACCGTTGAACAGGTGAGTCTGCCTGTTACGGAAGATCTTTACGAGCATGCGCCCTGTGGTCTGTTGATCACGTTGCCCAACGGCACTATCGAGCGCGCCAACCTGACGTTTTGCCGATGGCTGGGGCTGGAGCGCGACGCTGTTGTGGGCCGCCGCTTTCAGGAACTGCTGAGTCTGGCAGGCAAGGCCTTTCTGCAGACTCACTGGGCGCCCACGCTGCTGGCACAAGGTTCAATTGCCGAGGTCAAGGTCGAGCTGATTCATGCCGATGGCCGCCCCATTCCGATGATGCTCAATGCCGTACGCCGCGAGTACCCGTCGGGGTATCTGCATGAAGTGGCCGTGTTCCTGGCCGAAGAGCGCAACAAGTACGAGCGCGAACTGCTGGCTGCCCGCAAGATCGCCGAAGAGCTCCTGCAACAGCAGATGACCGTGCAGAGCGAGCTGACCTCGGCGCGCAATCGCTTGCGTCTGGCGCATGCCGAGGCGGAGATCCGGGCTATTTTTGCCGAACAGATGATTGGCATCGTCAGCCACGACCTGCGCAACCCGCTGGCCGCGATCAAGATGGCTGCCGGGCTGCTGGAGCGCACGCCGCTGGAGTCGCGGCAGGAACGGATTCTGGGACACATCAATCATTCCACCGACCGCGCCGATCGCATGATTGTCGATCTGCTGGATTTCACTCACGCCCGGGTCGGCAGTGGGATTACCGTCGTTCCTCAGCCTATCGACTTTCACGCAGTCGTCGCCCGGGGCGTCGAAGAGCTGCGCCAGGTTTTCCCGGATCGGGTGCTGACCCATCGCAGCGAAGGGCAGGGCGCGTGTTCGGCTGATCCTGACCGCCTGCTGCAGATGCTTGGCAATCTGGTCAGCAATGCCATCAATTACGGCACCGACGACGGCGAGGTTTTGATTACGTCGTCGTTCGACACCTGGATGATCAAGCTGTCGGTGCACAACGTGGGTGAACCGATACCCATGGAGAAGGTAGACGACCTGTACGAGCCCGTCGTACGCGTGGTCAGCGACAGTGACGAGACGCGCACCGTCGGGCTCGGGCTGTTTATCGTGCGCGAGATCGTTCGAGCCCATCTGGGCGATGTGACGGTTCGTTCTTCGGCTGAAGAGGGCACGACCTTCACCGTGGCGTTTCCGCGTCCCCCGGCGAAAACCGAGGTTTGA
- a CDS encoding alpha/beta fold hydrolase — MSVQQRNNVNISGDGPITLIFAHGFGCDQNMWRFMAPHFAARFKVVLFDLVGNGNSDVSAWYPHKYSSLKGYATDLLQVVNEFAAEGPVVHVGHSVSCMIAVLAELQSPGRFDGHIMIGPSPHYLNEEDYMGGFTRADVDSLLETLESNYLGWSSTMAPALMGASDRPELSEELANSFCRTNAEIARQFARVTFLSDHRADVAQLKSRTLILQSSDDMVVPVEVGEYLHRVITDSTLRMIDNVGHYPHMSAAQECITAMNQFLAFYESAAHDR, encoded by the coding sequence ATGTCGGTCCAGCAGCGCAACAACGTCAATATTTCAGGCGACGGACCGATTACTCTGATTTTCGCTCATGGATTCGGCTGCGATCAGAACATGTGGCGTTTTATGGCGCCGCACTTCGCAGCGCGCTTCAAGGTCGTGCTGTTCGACCTGGTGGGCAACGGCAATTCTGATGTGTCGGCCTGGTATCCGCACAAGTATTCGTCGCTCAAGGGCTATGCAACTGACTTGTTGCAAGTGGTCAACGAGTTCGCCGCAGAGGGGCCGGTGGTGCACGTCGGTCATTCGGTCAGTTGCATGATTGCCGTGCTGGCCGAGCTTCAGTCGCCCGGCCGGTTCGACGGTCACATCATGATTGGTCCATCCCCGCACTACCTCAACGAGGAAGATTACATGGGGGGATTCACTCGCGCCGATGTGGATTCGTTGCTTGAGACGCTGGAAAGCAATTACCTTGGCTGGTCGAGCACCATGGCGCCCGCACTCATGGGCGCCTCGGACCGGCCTGAACTGAGCGAAGAACTCGCCAACAGTTTTTGTCGCACCAATGCCGAGATCGCCAGACAGTTTGCCCGCGTGACGTTTTTATCCGACCATCGTGCCGATGTCGCGCAACTCAAGAGCAGAACACTCATTCTGCAAAGCAGCGACGATATGGTGGTGCCAGTCGAAGTGGGTGAATATTTGCACCGCGTCATTACCGACAGCACCCTGCGCATGATCGACAACGTAGGGCATTACCCACACATGAGCGCAGCCCAGGAATGCATTACTGCGATGAATCAGTTTCTGGCCTTTTACGAGAGCGCCGCACATGACCGTTGA